A stretch of Episyrphus balteatus chromosome 2, idEpiBalt1.1, whole genome shotgun sequence DNA encodes these proteins:
- the LOC129909463 gene encoding uncharacterized protein LOC129909463 yields the protein MALAANTREKIFLVGYPSHQITGCKLPSNRQVLSTLFFNLRIVKLNLKESARLVIREVLIFWEKARIQTKYEKDAIVKLEKLYNEWRNHQRNKNKTLESTKNKIKEFALKMDDLFDIAHRDALTITEKKRRIEEFRFDIDTEDDAETQGTEEEAQEEVYSQNSADWDRMDVSLSQATSGPSGSRKMRYSRGLKELLTMKLSMLLDRCKVSDRNASRIIIATIEALGQNPMDFVVSKSALHSRRKNFREKYTAEIRNRIQISENETLVVHWDGKLLPGVLKREQNERIAIAISYGEKEQLLGVPVIENSTGEEQAAAVYEMLEQWGVSNAVKAMCFDTTASNTGRLKGSCKILQQMLDKELLYLACRHHILEVLLRGIFDCKLGSTTGPQPDIFKRFQNEWSKIDSKIYHTGISDKNVNKHLTPEVITQISGELKEKLQECQPRNDYKEFLQLVLIFVGVLDGSVVGFRTPGATHHARWMAKAIYSLKIFMFRSQFKMSNEERNALGDICVFIVKIYCKAWFNAPRAYLAPKQDLDLLRDFIEYRKIDKDISEKALAKFSNHLWYLSSELVGLAFFDPTLPDGEKSEMANIILKNSETETNRIVNPKLHHHEIEQFVTAGLTQ from the exons ATGGCATTGGCAGCAAACacccgagaaaaaatttttcttgtaggCTATCCGTCTCATCAAATTACAGGGTGTAAATTACCCTCAAATCGTCAAGTTTTGTCaacactattttttaatttgcgaattgtaaaattaaacttaaaggAATCTGCAAGACTTGTCATTCGAGAGGTActtattttttgggaaaaagccagaattcaaacaaaatatgaaaaagatgccattgttaaattagaaaaactttacaaTGAGTGGAGAAATCACcaacgaaataaaaacaaaacgcttgaaagcaccaaaaataaaataaaagaatttgcgTTGAAAATGGACGATCTCTTTGATATAGCACATCGAGATGCCTTGACCATTACTGAAAAAAAACGCAGAATTGAAGAATTCAGATTTGATATTG ATACTGAAGATGACGCGGAAACACAGGGGACGGAGGAGGAAGCTCAAGAAGAAGTATATAGCCAGAATTCTGCGgattgggatagaatggatgtttctctatctcaGGCAACCTCTGGGCCATCGGGTAGCAGGAAAatgaggtatagtcgtgggTTGAAAGAGCtgttaacaatgaaactttctatgttattagATCGATGTAAGGtatctgatagaaatgcttctcgcataattatTGCTACgatagaagcactagggcaaaatccaatggactttgtagtttcaaaatcagCCTTACATtcaagaagaaaaaactttagGGAGAAATACACTGCGGAAATCCGAAACCGAATACAAATATCAGAAAATGAGACATTAGTTGTTCATTGGGATGGGAAATTGTTGCCAGGTGTTCTTAAGAGAGAGCAGAATGAACGCATTGCTATAGCTATATCTTATGGAGAAAAAGAACAACTTCTAGGAGTGCCAGTTATAGAAAATAGTACTGGTGAAGAGCAGGCAGCAGCTGTGTATGAAATGCTGGAACAATGGGGAGTTTCAAATGCTGTAAAAGCAATGTGTTTTGACACCACTGCTTCAAACACTGGAAGACTTAAAGGATCTTGCAAAATTTTGCAGCAAATGTTGGATAAAGAGTTGCTGTACCTGGCCTGTCGTCACCATATTCTCGAAGTTTTGCTAAGAGGTATTTTTGATTGTAAGTTGGGTTCAACCACTGGACCTCAaccagatatttttaaaaggttcCAAAATGAATGGTCAAaaatagattcaaaaatatatcacacGGGTATcagtgataaaaatgtaaataaacacCTAACCCCTGAAGTTATAACCCAGATATCAggtgaattaaaagaaaaactacaAGAATGTCAGCCTAGAAATGACTATAAGGAATTTCTTCAgttggttttgatttttgttggaGTTCTAGATGGAAGCGTAGTTGGATTCAGAACACCAGGAGCCACTCATCATGCTAGGTGGATGGCCAAAGCTATTTAtagcttaaaaatattcatgtttCGAAGCCAGTTTAAAATGAGTAACGAGGAACGTAACGCTCTCGGTGATATCTGCGTTTTCATCGTAAAAATTTACTGCAaggcttggtttaatgccccaagagcttatctggctcctaaacaagatcttgatcttttgcgtgatttcattgaataccgcaagatagacaaagacatttcagagaaggctcttgctaaattctcaaaccatttatggtatttgagttcagagctggtaggtctggcgttctttgacccaactttaccagatggcgaaaaatcagaaatggccaacataattttaaaaaacagcgaaacagaaaccaacagaatagtaaatccaaagctacatcATCATGaaattgaacaatttgtcacagcagg